Genomic segment of Arctopsyche grandis isolate Sample6627 chromosome 11, ASM5162203v2, whole genome shotgun sequence:
tatatgttaatacattattatttgtaggatttaatatgtataattacttattaaactacatacatacttatatcttacataaataaacaaacaaacaaaatctTTATTGTTTCAATACTCTAAAATCACACATCCtatttaaatctaaatattatatattataatttattacggtttttaatttaagatgATACGATCACATGACCTGTTTAAATctaaagtataatttttcataacttttattggttcggtgattactagtcaaatgtttaccagtcacaggacaaccggtcgctctagatcggtcacacgtgatcacccgtcacactaaaaatggtcacaccctaaaatcggtcatgagaaaactgattgaccgattttagcgTGTgtccagttttagcgtgacggatgatcacgagtgaccgaactagagcgaccagttgtcctgtgaccggttcacattcgactagtagtccgtttaccctttGCAACTGCTACAATATGTACAAGGCTTGATTTTGTACATTTATCAAAACTTGTCTGCATTAATCTCGTTTACACAAAAGTCATATATGGAAAATATAAGATAAGCTTTTGAGGATAATGTTAATAATGTCATCATCTCTTACTCGTCCCTGTAACCAGCTATTCGCTCCACAAAATAAtgcacaaatgattttatttcagaGAAGCTTGAcatccatatttatttatttatttatttaatttattattttaaaataataacaacaataaaatgacctgacaggttgccccaaagcgtcacaccggtcttacaaaaaaaaagaaaataacaaagaaaaagcaataaaaattccaatcattcatctcattcaaatagtctcgtattgaatctcaagaaactaaccagctcatcaacatgacagttgaacaggtcaaaatgctcatcaatcacattaaggaacctgATAGCTTCCACCAGTGACGAGTTCTTGAAAGTAGACGTTCTTGCAAAGATAGGTTGAAAGAGTCGTCGATTACGCAGCGCTCTGCCGGTCTCAGTAGCCCAAAACTTAAGCTCTGATAAAATCGAAGGATTGTCAACAACTCCATTTAAAactccaaagaagtatttggaaatggcaacaaTCCTTCTAGAAGCCAAAGAATTAAAGCCCAAGGTACCTTGCAGAAACGCTGTGGGAAATAAATACGGATAATACCCATACAATACGTAGAAATTTCTTCTGGACTCTTTCTATCAAtagagataatttaatttcagtaggactccaaattacagacccaaactccaatatgctccggacaagcgaacaataaagtaatATCATTATATTcagatcttggaagtagtgagaattgcgcagaacaaatccaagcattttggtagccctacagcacatatctgaaatatgagtcgaaaatATGAATTGTCATCGTCATTTGAATGCTTACGATTTATCGTCCACCTTGGTTTttcggttttaaattgaaataaaagtcAGGTAATTGGGTTGAAATACGTCCCATTTATTAAAAtagcatttattatatataaaggcattcaaatataattttaatagcatttaaaacaatcataacaaaaatatatattcattgtcgtaaaaaacaaaaaaaaaacacatgaaaTAAGTGATTTCCACATTGAATCATTGAAGTATcaccgaataaaaaaaatcgatgatgaaattttgtaAGAGTATACTAAAAGGGAttgaataaaactattaaattattttagttaaaGAGATAAACTTTAATATGGTGAGTGATTAGCTGATTAATATTTAAGTCATATAATTTTGAGAATAACAAAGAATTACTcgtcttaaaaaaaatttgtgtaacgatataaataaaacattttaaatacgaaataaaaataaaactttaattaattattaataaaaggtaaaaacgtatataatttacaaagtatgaagatatatataaaaattcgggtgtgaccaacccatgacttaatctacatacatgtatttgaggaatataagaaagtctcgaaacaaaattctatattgagcCGTACagacagtggcggactggccattcaagcgaacatgcccgatggcatgtgggccccactatctgttggaaaatatgggccctcagtaaaattaaataactttaacTATttcatgtgtgtaaaaatttataggatattgcactttgagacctaaagtttgggtatttcaacaaaaaaaatttcttacgatatacacaaacaactaatacatgCTTTAACAtaccaaggatcggttaactttttctattaggctcgaaatgtaagtttcaatatttgcgtgggcccttttgctgggcacatttccaacctcaagattaagTATATattacctatgtaacaactacctactgaaataaaaatgggaataaacaaatttccgtgaatagtataaactgaattgcttaaaacaattttgataggacgattcatcatcaaccttcgatttaaatttacttcatactttcaaaataacatttgattatacttcgacgatatagtaagatttaaatacacaattttaaacagtttccgaatataaaatctattcctaatctatgtagacacatccatgtataaagAAATATACGATAGGGGCCCCCTAACCAAAATccagattttcgattaacattaattgaaaatattatgcattgttttcagggacataatttgggggggggggcgtaGGGAGGCACTCCCCCCCccaaattaaggaatagtgtgaatttagaaaatattatgaatttaatgattaatgatatACTACGAacctatgaatgctacgtttatttcttatgtatgttacttttgggtaaactaataaaataatcgctgctatgtgctttgaaaaaaaaagattttattatttcgaagcaagtatattttggtttttaagtggaatgcctcgggtaaaattcttagaaattgttcatcctatggagcgaatcgttagaaaggtcccctttactttattttgtctcaaaaacagatgtataacgtttatttttatatagatgtATAACCGAAACTtcgtattgtggcggctcgcttatacgacatggtcgagtttggttgccttcctgcgagtggggaccaacccggctgggttcggagagccgctacccactctgtcttcagctgtcatataataaacacgtgcattaacatgccagtcgtctcattcgttcatcctccatactggtgaccccgacgtgatTTGAACACGCatggtcgcgcgatgcgatgcccctgccgcccccgccgccccaccaaccgacatcagcctcggaagagcggcgccgccgcagcatcgcatcgcgtgaccatcggaccagccaccgtcctgctcgcgacgtcaccgccctcgaatgtaccgaccattcatggcggtacacctacacagcggatgacccacgtcaacaatttttttctccccactcaataattttttctctttgtgtaacaataattttttttctattgtaaaatttgtttctttgtaattttggtatcgctgatgctggggggggagtgatgtggcggctcgcttatacgacatggtcgagtttggttgccttcctgcgagtgggaaccaactcggctgggttcggagagctactactcactctgtcttcagctgtcatataataaacacgtgcattaacatgccagtcgtctcattcgttcatcctccatagtatattttttgttttcaggaaaggttttaaattaatattttactttatcggttcaataacaaatgattttatttctcgtatttttattttatttgcagacgtctcCCTAAACAACGAacgagatggatttaaacttcatgtgtaacgaattcggtccaaaaaaagttttagttatttattaaaattgctttctgaccaaaaccttatcaaatttagtacataaagaatacaaatataaattttcagcttaatacgttcaggggtgtggatggGTGTGGATGCATaccaaaaatttaaagaatgtagccaaactcccaAAATTAGAatgccaatatgggagtatttttttgcgtgaaacatcgggagagtttgcaaaatgcaattgcacgtttttgaaatatgaaaacatgcaaattgaacttttttttcttatacatatgaaaTCCCGGtgatagcaccgggatcccgggatcggaaattcccagcaccgcaatcccggtgctgaagtaaccttccgggattggaagcactaatatacatatataaaataataaaaagacacacagaaacacacactcagGCACACaaagccacacacatttttctatattatgtaaacgtgatcagtggtcgattccgagttcgaattatCGCATGATcccaaaactttatttattgctataacgtacattatgtacatagatagtcggtagaaattaagttaattgatagttttttagtgacacagtttgatggtcgatttttgttgaccatgtgaagatttttggaaaaaaattttcgcctgaggcgtttttttggctttttccataatattttttaaaaataaaatcacagcgaggcccaaatggaagaaagtagattaagattccactcatacatcacattaaaattaagaaagtaatgatgagggcaggttaccagataaatatgttaaaataatatccgataatctacgctccccgaggtggaaaatatcacattcagggacggcagcaacgatttcattgagaagtcgaatagctcttggaataggagccattcgaaaaagaactgtgcgagcagcaggtacaaccatcaaatgacgatgtctaccacgcacataattattagggacataaagtcccaactgttccagcaacaacgggcatcacgtattaccacgtagtagctggagaacgaaacgaattcacgagaagtttctccgaagttcaagggaattatacccaagcatgcccaaaaggaaaggattaGGATAGACTTTTTGACTGTCAGTGCGGTCACCCGCATTTTCTGTACCTCCTCTCAACAGTTCTGGTTGACACTGTCTTTAGACTTTGAGGAATTGCCTGTGCGCAAATAGTTACAAATAGTACGAATGCAAATAGTTTGCAAATAGTACGAATTGTCAGTGAGCAATTGCCTAGTTACCTGAAAGTTGGTATTACTACGTAGTACCAAATTTAGTCAAAAGATGTCACTAACAAATAATTAGGCGAAGGCAAGTCGATCTGGTTGCTGTCAGGAACGTTAAAtacagggacgatggagtgcaggctttgtcttggaccagctccggctgactcttccgtctccatcttcggcgaacctcatccagagcgtctggagcaacgcattcggacctgctgtcaaattcaggtcggttgctggttacaggttacaattaTTGTGCACCCAATTGGTTAACTCTTCTACTTCTTccatctgcaggttaaaagagacGACGGGTTGCCGAACACGGTGTGTatttcgtgtaagaccaatctggaatcattaatcagctttcgaaaggcttgtttacGAAGCAATGAAACATCTCAAGTGAGGTTAGATGATTGCCTGAAGATCAAGACTGAGGAAGTTTtgttggaagatttaatatgggacgatgagaCTTCATTACCGacaattcaacaaaaaaattgtgaaattagTACAAAACTTGTTTTACATACTAGAGAAAAGCcgttcaaatgtgaaatttgtttaaaatcgtataCTCGAAAATCTAGCCTTAaattacatgaaaaattgcatactgggataaaaccacacaaatgtgacacttgtttaaaatcgtttattcataaatatgaaCTTGTATCACATTTAAGGTCTcatacgggggaaaagccttacaagtgtgaaatttgtttaaaatcatttactcgaaaatttAGTCTCAGGTTACATAAAAAAGCGcattctgggataaaaccacacaaatgtgacatttgtgtaAAATCGATTTTCCATAAATCTAGCCTCGTgacacataaaaaatttcatcctGGGATAcaatcatacaaatgtgacatttgtttaaaatcatttatccaaaaatatggacttgtgttacatttaaggtctcacatgggggaaaagccttacaattgtgacgtttgtttaaaatcatttatacgAAAAGATAGACTTGTGAtgcatttaagatctcacacaggtgacaagccttacaagtgtgaaatgtGTTCAAAGtcattttctgaaaaatctagccttaaatcacatgtaatattgcatactgaGATaagaccacacaaatgtgaaatttgtttaaaatcattttctcataaATCTACCTTTaaatcacataaaaaattgcattctgggataaaaccacacaaatgtgaaatttgtttaaaatcattttctcataaATCTAGCCTCGTTTCCCATGAGAAATTACATACTGGGAtacaaccatacaaatgtgacatttgtttaaaatcatttattcgaaaagataAACTGGtaatacatttaagatctcacacaggagaaaagccttacaaatgtgacatttgtttaaaatcatttactcaaaaatctagcctcctgtcacatgaaaaattgcattctgggattaaaccacacaaatgtgaaatttgtttaaaatcattttctcataaATCTAGCCTCGtttcacatgaaaaattacatactgggataaaaccatacaaatgtaacatttgtttaaaatcatttattcgaaaggATAAACTGGTAATACATTTAAGTTCTCACACGgtggaaaagccttacaagtgtgaaatttgtttaaaatcattttctcataaATCTACTCTCGtttcacatgaaaaattacacactgagataaaaccacactaatgtgacatttgtttaaaatcgtttttcCATAAATCTACCCATGTGAAACATGAAAAATAcaatcatacaaatgtgatatttgtttaaaatcatttatccaAAAATGTGACCTCGTACGACATGAAAATTCTCATATGgtggaataataaaaatatatatatgtatatatacagtaaCGGTAATTCAAATCGCGACCCCCGTAAATATCTTGAATTCTCACAATTTCTCGGTAAAAGGTCCCCTACTTTGAAAATActcttttttattcaaaagggTAGTATTTCGAACATTTTGAGGTATTCTATTGTAatcgtaatcgtaagtgaaccataaaggaggtttgtaataaaaagagTGTTTATTATACAAGTTGTATCAAAAGAAAGTATATATTTAGTGGatcgattaaaaaaatagtaagccgtgtatcgaaaaaatgtttattaattattaaagtacACAACTTGGGAATTTATTTCTCAAAAATAATACCGTCCAA
This window contains:
- the LOC143919098 gene encoding uncharacterized protein LOC143919098, producing MECRLCLGPAPADSSVSIFGEPHPERLEQRIRTCCQIQVKRDDGLPNTVCISCKTNLESLISFRKACLRSNETSQVRLDDCLKIKTEEVLLEDLIWDDETSLPTIQQKNCEISTKLVLHTREKPFKCEICLKSYTRKSSLKLHEKLHTGIKPHKCDTCLKSFIHKYELVSHLRSHTGEKPYKCEICLKSFTRKFSLRLHKKAHSGIKPHKCDICVKSIFHKSSLVTHKKFHPGIQSYKCDICLKSFIQKYGLVLHLRSHMGEKPYNCDVCLKSFIRKDRLVMHLRSHTGDKPYKCEMCSKSFSEKSSLKSHVILHTEIRPHKCEICLKSFSHKSTFKSHKKLHSGIKPHKCEICLKSFSHKSSLVSHEKLHTGIQPYKCDICLKSFIRKDKLVIHLRSHTGEKPYKCDICLKSFTQKSSLLSHEKLHSGIKPHKCEICLKSFSHKSSLVSHEKLHTGIKPYKCNICLKSFIRKDKLVIHLSSHTVEKPYKCEICLKSFSHKSTLVSHEKLHTEIKPH